The following are encoded together in the Acidobacteriota bacterium genome:
- a CDS encoding thiamine pyrophosphate-binding protein — MDDPASGLAWFKVADLDELAENRVKTVVAGRRSICLTHHDGQYGALDNRCPHQGGPLGEGSIENGWLRCPWHGWDYCPLTGKSPAGYDERVPTYAVEVRGDGIYVGLEKEVERPRTVSDAMVETFVNWGMTHVFGMVGHSNLGLADAIRAQCEAGALQYVGVRHEGAAAFAASAYGKLTGRPAACLTIAGPGATNLLTGMWDARMDRAPILALTGQVDTQVLGPGAFQEVDLSAAFAGVAAMSHAVYRDSRHVELANLACKNAILKRDVAHLIFPDEVQTLPSEASAGSPEGRLTPPGITPPPEATERALELIRGARRPVIIVGHGARFEMGGVTALAERLNAPVVTTFKAKGLISDDHPLGCGVLGRSGTPVASWFMNESDLLIVFGASFSNHTGITTFKPVIQVDFEAMALGKFHAVDVPVWGEIGVTARLFAEALGDGATDTMDQRPEVAERWRIWRLEKERRLADVGEAGVSSAAVFASLNRCLPEDAIIAVDVGNNTYSFGRYFECRRQAVLMSGYLGSIGFGYPAAMGAWAATQTADERFAGRPVVAITGDGGFGQYLGEVMTAVHHRMNITHVLLNNSELGKISKEQRAIELPVWMTDLTNPNFAEFVTNCGGLGIRVEDAGELDSALERALDHDGPATVEVVADPLLV, encoded by the coding sequence ATGGACGACCCCGCCTCCGGCCTGGCCTGGTTCAAGGTCGCCGACCTCGACGAGCTGGCCGAGAACCGGGTCAAGACGGTGGTGGCGGGCCGCCGCTCCATTTGCCTGACGCACCACGACGGGCAGTACGGCGCGCTGGACAACCGCTGTCCGCACCAGGGTGGCCCGTTGGGGGAGGGATCGATCGAGAACGGCTGGTTGCGTTGCCCGTGGCATGGCTGGGACTACTGCCCGCTCACGGGCAAGTCGCCGGCGGGCTACGACGAGCGGGTGCCGACCTACGCAGTCGAGGTCCGCGGCGACGGCATCTATGTCGGTCTGGAGAAAGAGGTCGAGCGACCGCGCACGGTGAGCGACGCGATGGTCGAGACCTTTGTCAACTGGGGGATGACCCACGTCTTCGGAATGGTCGGCCATTCGAACCTCGGACTGGCCGACGCGATCCGGGCGCAGTGCGAGGCCGGCGCCCTCCAGTACGTCGGTGTCCGCCATGAGGGCGCGGCGGCGTTTGCCGCCTCGGCCTATGGCAAGTTGACCGGCCGGCCCGCTGCCTGTTTGACGATCGCCGGACCGGGCGCCACGAACCTGCTCACCGGGATGTGGGACGCGCGGATGGACCGTGCTCCGATCCTGGCGCTGACCGGCCAGGTGGACACCCAGGTCCTGGGCCCCGGGGCGTTCCAGGAGGTCGACCTCTCGGCTGCCTTTGCCGGCGTCGCCGCGATGAGTCACGCCGTCTACCGGGACAGCCGGCACGTGGAACTGGCGAATCTGGCCTGCAAGAACGCGATCCTCAAGCGCGACGTGGCGCACCTCATCTTCCCGGACGAGGTTCAGACGCTGCCTTCGGAAGCTTCTGCCGGGTCGCCCGAGGGTCGGCTGACGCCACCCGGGATCACCCCACCGCCCGAGGCCACGGAACGCGCCCTGGAGTTGATTCGCGGCGCTCGCCGACCGGTCATCATCGTCGGCCACGGCGCCCGCTTCGAGATGGGCGGCGTCACGGCTCTCGCGGAGCGGTTGAACGCGCCGGTGGTCACGACGTTCAAGGCGAAGGGGCTGATCTCCGACGACCACCCGCTCGGCTGCGGCGTCCTCGGCCGCAGTGGCACGCCGGTCGCGAGCTGGTTCATGAACGAGAGCGACCTGCTCATCGTGTTCGGCGCCTCGTTCTCGAACCACACCGGGATCACGACCTTCAAGCCGGTCATCCAGGTCGACTTCGAGGCGATGGCCCTCGGCAAGTTCCACGCCGTCGACGTGCCCGTCTGGGGCGAGATCGGGGTCACCGCGCGGCTGTTCGCGGAGGCGCTCGGCGACGGCGCCACCGACACCATGGACCAGCGGCCGGAGGTCGCTGAGCGCTGGCGGATCTGGCGGCTGGAGAAGGAACGCCGTCTCGCGGATGTCGGCGAGGCCGGCGTGAGTTCCGCGGCCGTGTTCGCGTCGCTGAACCGCTGCCTGCCCGAGGACGCGATCATCGCCGTCGACGTCGGCAACAACACGTACTCCTTCGGCCGCTACTTCGAGTGCCGGCGGCAGGCCGTGCTGATGTCGGGATATCTCGGTTCGATCGGGTTCGGCTACCCGGCGGCGATGGGCGCCTGGGCGGCGACGCAGACGGCCGACGAGCGGTTCGCCGGCCGGCCGGTGGTGGCGATCACCGGCGACGGCGGCTTCGGCCAGTACCTTGGAGAGGTGATGACCGCCGTCCACCACCGGATGAACATCACCCACGTTCTGCTGAACAACAGCGAGCTCGGCAAGATCTCGAAGGAGCAGCGGGCGATCGAACTGCCCGTCTGGATGACCGACCTGACGAACCCGAACTTCGCCGAGTTCGTGACGAACTGCGGTGGCCTCGGCATCCGGGTCGAGGACGCGGGCGAACTCGACAGTGCGCTCGAGCGTGCGCTGGACCACGATGGGCCGGCCACGGTCGAGGTCGTCGCGGACCCGCTCCTGGTGTAG
- the pglZ gene encoding BREX-3 system phosphatase PglZ: protein MASWRERILEDLAPGVASVTLAADPDDLLLDEEVLEEVRRRGFQFFTFEDPVAFRLAHEMRSRHPRVSGNAEGANAELLLRFDHDDLASIPYDLLQVGRPLRFGLSELFPELSCAVLATLDTADLNAVDDAQRERRPKALGEKATKDFVLQHVFGVRATEIKSPADLLQILLRRHYREIRLPRPLDERLVAVLRRNEAFASWPLETIVPEREAFFAFLQERWPVFLDGSAGEDGQIKAERPLILNGPLHLPFDHADVRVYIDNLFLEGKLVPVPHAPELGRHGDWVSVGIRSDLEVDRLRRLEKLLGHVDRVVPQSGVRHPEWLSFAWLWAELGVLWWSTLAPARQQLSGRLTSLRRRVDEAFRGWVESRYAGLHNLPPDPPVMVHHLPRYLARRLEDATERRIALVVVDGLALDQWLVLRDVLGDQRPTLGFRSDALFAWAPTITSVSRQSIFAGTPPFYFESSIHTTEKEPSLWHGFWAEHGLSEHEVEYLKGGTCDSVDELRDRASVRGLRVLGVVLNKVDDIMHGMELGVAGMHNQVRQWAEEGQPVAIVESLLEAGFAVFLTSDHGNVEARGYGRPSEGALVSTRGKRARVYSDTTLRNRVLEQFPDAVAWPGPGLPTDCHALLAPGRSAFAHKGDRIVGHGGVSLEELVVPLIEIRRKAE from the coding sequence GGCGCAGGGGCTTTCAGTTCTTCACTTTCGAGGATCCGGTGGCGTTCCGCCTTGCCCACGAGATGCGATCCCGCCACCCCCGCGTCTCGGGCAATGCCGAAGGCGCGAACGCGGAACTACTCCTACGTTTCGACCACGACGATCTCGCCTCCATCCCCTACGATCTCTTGCAGGTTGGAAGACCCTTGCGCTTCGGCCTCTCCGAGCTGTTCCCCGAACTCAGTTGTGCGGTACTCGCAACACTGGACACAGCCGACCTGAACGCGGTTGATGACGCACAAAGGGAACGCAGGCCTAAGGCACTTGGCGAGAAGGCTACGAAGGACTTTGTACTCCAGCACGTCTTCGGCGTTCGGGCTACTGAGATCAAGAGCCCGGCCGACCTCCTGCAGATTCTGTTGCGGCGGCACTACCGCGAGATCCGGCTGCCGCGGCCACTGGATGAACGACTAGTCGCGGTGCTCCGACGGAACGAAGCGTTCGCGTCGTGGCCACTTGAGACCATCGTCCCGGAGCGAGAGGCCTTCTTCGCCTTCTTGCAAGAGCGCTGGCCTGTCTTCCTAGACGGCAGCGCGGGTGAAGATGGGCAGATCAAGGCGGAGCGTCCGCTGATCCTGAACGGACCACTCCACCTGCCGTTCGATCACGCCGATGTCCGGGTGTACATCGACAACCTGTTCCTTGAAGGGAAACTCGTCCCTGTTCCCCACGCGCCGGAACTGGGCCGGCACGGCGATTGGGTCTCCGTTGGAATCCGCAGCGACCTCGAAGTAGATCGCTTGCGCCGGCTTGAGAAGCTGCTGGGGCACGTCGATCGCGTCGTGCCTCAGTCCGGTGTAAGACACCCGGAATGGCTGTCGTTCGCTTGGCTGTGGGCGGAACTGGGCGTCCTGTGGTGGTCCACCCTAGCCCCGGCTCGCCAGCAGTTGAGCGGTCGCCTGACCAGCCTCCGTCGCCGGGTGGATGAGGCATTTCGCGGCTGGGTCGAGAGCCGCTACGCTGGGCTGCACAACCTACCGCCCGACCCTCCGGTGATGGTCCATCACCTGCCACGCTATCTCGCCCGGCGGCTCGAAGACGCGACCGAACGGAGGATCGCCCTGGTCGTGGTCGACGGCCTGGCGTTGGACCAATGGCTCGTGCTCCGCGACGTTCTTGGTGACCAACGCCCAACACTCGGTTTCCGGTCAGATGCACTCTTCGCCTGGGCGCCTACCATCACGTCGGTGTCACGCCAGTCCATCTTTGCCGGCACACCGCCGTTCTACTTCGAGTCGAGCATCCACACGACCGAGAAGGAACCTTCGCTGTGGCATGGGTTCTGGGCCGAACATGGCCTGAGCGAGCACGAAGTCGAGTATCTGAAGGGCGGCACCTGCGACAGCGTCGACGAGTTGCGGGATCGCGCTTCCGTGCGTGGACTGCGAGTACTCGGCGTCGTCCTCAACAAGGTAGACGACATCATGCACGGCATGGAACTGGGCGTCGCCGGCATGCACAACCAGGTCCGGCAGTGGGCCGAGGAAGGCCAGCCCGTGGCCATCGTGGAGTCGCTCCTCGAGGCTGGTTTCGCCGTGTTTCTGACGTCGGACCATGGCAACGTCGAGGCGCGAGGCTACGGCCGGCCCTCTGAGGGAGCGCTTGTCAGCACGCGGGGGAAGCGTGCGCGCGTCTACTCAGATACGACTCTGCGAAACCGCGTGCTTGAGCAGTTCCCAGACGCCGTCGCGTGGCCGGGGCCCGGTCTTCCAACCGACTGTCACGCTCTCTTGGCGCCTGGCAGATCCGCCTTTGCGCACAAAGGCGACCGGATCGTCGGGCACGGCGGCGTCTCTCTTGAAGAGCTCGTCGTCCCCTTGATCGAGATCAGGCGAAAAGCAGAATGA
- a CDS encoding DUF1080 domain-containing protein, with the protein MKTMLTVVAAMLLVMGTVACVEIRVGAPDDAETEEAAVEPAATLNELSAEEVEAGFQSLFDGESLEHWRGFKLDQVPAGWSAADGVVHFLPPTGDDAGPRADLLTREQYRSFEFRFDWAVTAGGNSGVMFHVSEDAPASYSTGPEFQILDDDGHRDGQRMETSAASNYALHARQGGELVPVGEFNTSALRVEGNRVTHWLNGEKVVEYMLWDDDWKALVEASKFASMPGYGMMETGHIALQDHGNEIWFRNLRILVLPD; encoded by the coding sequence ATGAAGACGATGTTGACGGTTGTCGCCGCAATGCTGTTGGTGATGGGAACGGTCGCCTGCGTCGAGATCCGGGTAGGCGCCCCGGATGACGCCGAGACCGAAGAGGCCGCGGTCGAACCGGCCGCGACCCTGAACGAGCTCAGTGCCGAGGAAGTCGAGGCAGGCTTCCAGTCGCTCTTCGACGGCGAGTCGCTGGAGCACTGGCGCGGCTTCAAGCTGGACCAGGTGCCGGCGGGCTGGTCGGCAGCCGACGGCGTGGTCCACTTCCTGCCGCCTACCGGCGACGACGCCGGACCGCGAGCCGACCTGCTGACCCGGGAGCAGTACCGGTCATTCGAGTTCCGCTTCGACTGGGCCGTAACGGCGGGAGGCAACAGCGGCGTCATGTTCCACGTCTCCGAGGACGCCCCGGCCTCCTACTCGACCGGCCCGGAGTTTCAGATTCTGGATGATGACGGCCACCGGGACGGTCAGCGCATGGAGACTTCCGCGGCCTCTAACTACGCCCTTCACGCTCGGCAGGGCGGTGAGCTGGTACCGGTGGGCGAGTTCAACACTTCCGCCCTGCGGGTGGAAGGAAACCGGGTCACGCACTGGTTGAACGGCGAGAAGGTGGTCGAGTACATGCTCTGGGACGACGACTGGAAGGCGCTGGTTGAGGCCAGCAAGTTCGCTTCGATGCCCGGCTACGGGATGATGGAGACGGGCCACATCGCGCTCCAGGACCACGGCAACGAGATCTGGTTCCGCAACCTCCGCATCCTCGTGCTGCCTGATTGA